In one Haemophilus parainfluenzae genomic region, the following are encoded:
- a CDS encoding OmpH family outer membrane protein, with the protein MKNVVKVTALSLGLALASGFAAADENIAFINAGYLFQNHPDRQAVADKLDAEFKPMADKLAASKKEIDDKIVASRKKVEAKVAALQKDAPRLRQAEIQKRQEEITKFGSDEEAALNKLMEEQDKKVAEFQELNEKRQTEERGKLLESIQVATNNLAKAKGYTYVLDANSVVFAVDGKDITEDVLKSIPATEKAAPAKTEEKK; encoded by the coding sequence ATGAAAAACGTAGTAAAAGTTACCGCACTTTCTTTAGGTCTTGCACTTGCATCAGGTTTTGCTGCTGCAGATGAAAATATCGCATTCATCAATGCGGGTTACTTATTCCAAAACCACCCGGATCGTCAAGCTGTAGCAGATAAGTTAGATGCAGAATTCAAACCAATGGCGGATAAACTTGCTGCAAGTAAGAAAGAAATTGATGACAAAATCGTAGCATCTCGTAAAAAAGTAGAAGCAAAAGTGGCTGCTTTACAAAAAGATGCACCTCGTTTACGTCAAGCTGAAATTCAAAAGCGCCAAGAAGAAATTACTAAATTTGGTTCAGATGAAGAAGCTGCATTAAATAAATTAATGGAAGAGCAAGATAAAAAAGTGGCAGAGTTTCAAGAGTTAAACGAAAAACGTCAAACTGAAGAGCGTGGTAAATTATTAGAAAGCATTCAAGTTGCAACTAATAACTTAGCAAAAGCAAAAGGTTATACTTATGTTTTAGATGCTAACTCTGTAGTATTTGCGGTAGATGGTAAAGACATTACTGAAGATGTATTAAAATCTATTCCTGCAACTGAAAAAGCAGCTCCAGCAAAAACTGAAGAGAAAAAATAA
- the lpxD gene encoding UDP-3-O-(3-hydroxymyristoyl)glucosamine N-acyltransferase: MQKSYSLQELATKVGGTFRGNADVVVNSIAALSKADTNQLTFISNAKFRPLLAESKAGILVVSEADVEFCSPESNLLIVKDPYVAYAVLAQYMDTTPKAAQNIHPSAVISEKASMGENVSIGANAVIEEGVVLGDNVIIGAGCFVGKFTKIGAGTQLWANVSVYHEVEIGQNCLIQSGAVIGSDGFGYANDRGRWVKIPQVGQVIIGNNVEIGACTCIDRGALDATVIEDNVIIDNLCQIAHNVHIGTGTAVAGGVIMAGSLKVGRYCLIGGASVINGHMEICDKVTVTGMGMVMRPITEPGVYSSGIPLQTNKEWRKTAALTLGIDGMNKRLKALEKKLG; encoded by the coding sequence ATGCAAAAATCCTATTCTTTACAGGAATTAGCAACAAAAGTCGGCGGTACCTTTCGCGGTAACGCCGATGTTGTCGTTAATAGTATTGCTGCTCTTTCAAAAGCAGATACAAATCAGCTTACGTTCATTTCTAATGCAAAATTTCGCCCTTTATTAGCTGAATCTAAAGCAGGTATTCTTGTGGTGTCAGAAGCGGATGTAGAATTTTGCTCACCTGAAAGTAATTTACTTATCGTTAAAGATCCTTATGTTGCTTATGCAGTATTAGCGCAATATATGGATACTACCCCGAAAGCAGCTCAAAATATCCACCCAAGTGCGGTTATTTCTGAAAAAGCTTCAATGGGTGAAAATGTATCAATTGGTGCAAATGCTGTTATTGAAGAAGGTGTTGTATTAGGCGATAACGTAATTATTGGCGCCGGTTGTTTTGTAGGTAAATTCACCAAAATTGGTGCAGGTACACAGCTTTGGGCAAATGTAAGCGTTTATCATGAAGTAGAAATTGGACAAAATTGCTTAATTCAATCAGGTGCTGTGATTGGTAGTGATGGCTTTGGCTATGCGAATGATCGTGGTCGCTGGGTGAAAATTCCACAAGTAGGACAAGTGATTATTGGTAATAATGTCGAAATCGGTGCTTGTACCTGTATTGACCGTGGAGCCTTAGATGCGACAGTCATTGAAGATAACGTCATTATTGATAACCTTTGTCAAATTGCGCATAACGTTCATATTGGCACAGGCACAGCAGTGGCTGGTGGTGTGATTATGGCGGGTAGCTTAAAAGTAGGTCGTTATTGCTTAATTGGCGGAGCAAGTGTGATTAATGGTCACATGGAGATCTGCGATAAAGTAACCGTGACAGGCATGGGTATGGTGATGCGCCCAATTACTGAGCCTGGCGTATACTCATCGGGCATTCCACTACAAACCAATAAAGAGTGGCGAAAAACAGCCGCACTTACCTTGGGAATTGATGGTATGAATAAACGATTGAAAGCCCTTGAGAAAAAACTTGGCTAA
- the fabZ gene encoding 3-hydroxyacyl-ACP dehydratase FabZ, giving the protein MSENQVSKVIEAKEIMTLLPHRYPFLLVDRVLDYKEGEWLKAIKNISVNEPCFTGHFPGEPILPGVLILEALAQSMGILAFKTHELKGGELFYFAGIDEARFKRPVLPGDQMELNVQVIKERRGITAFTGIATVNGEVACEAKLMCARR; this is encoded by the coding sequence GTGTCAGAGAATCAAGTAAGTAAAGTGATTGAAGCAAAAGAAATTATGACCTTATTGCCACATCGTTATCCATTTTTATTAGTGGATCGCGTGTTGGATTACAAAGAAGGTGAGTGGTTAAAAGCAATTAAAAATATCAGTGTAAACGAACCTTGTTTTACCGGTCATTTCCCTGGAGAGCCAATTTTACCAGGTGTGTTAATTCTTGAAGCTTTGGCGCAATCAATGGGGATCCTTGCATTTAAAACCCATGAATTAAAAGGTGGCGAATTATTCTATTTCGCAGGTATTGATGAAGCGCGTTTCAAACGCCCAGTATTACCTGGAGATCAAATGGAATTGAACGTTCAAGTGATTAAAGAACGTCGTGGTATTACAGCATTCACAGGTATTGCAACCGTAAACGGTGAAGTTGCTTGTGAAGCCAAATTAATGTGTGCTCGTCGATAA
- the bamA gene encoding outer membrane protein assembly factor BamA, with protein MKKLLIASLLFGTTTSVFAAPFVAKDIRVDGAQGDLEQQILASLPVRSGQRVTDKDVANIVRSLFVSGQFDDVKAFQDGDALVVSVIAKPIISEVNIKGNSVIPTEALKQNLDANGFKSGDVLNRAKLEEFAKTLREHYKSIGRYNAKVDPIVTTLPNNRAEITLQIDEDDTAKLRSVTFNGNEAISSSKLQEQMELQPDSWWKLWGNKFDGSQFDKDIQAIQDYYQNNGYAKARVTKTDVQLNEEHTKADVTIDVSEGEKYNLSSARIVGNLGGMADELQPLLGELHLNDTFSRADVQNVESLIKDKLGERGYGSATVNTVPTFDDANKTLALTFVVDAGRRLSVRQVRFEGNTVSADSTLRQEMRQQEGTWYNSQLVELGKVRLDRTGFFESVENRVEPIQGSNDEVDVVYKVRERNTGSINFGIGYGTESGISYQASVKQDNFLGTGAAVSLAGTRNDYGTSVNLGYTEPYFTKDGVSLGGNVFYETYDNSKSDTLSTYKRTTYGGNVTLGFPVNENNSYYVGLGYTYNKISNFAYEYNRDLYMKSMNLTGNSIKTNDFDFSFGWNYNSLNRGYFPTKGVKASLGGRVTIPGSDNKYYKLSADLQGFYPLDRDHRWVLSGKATASYANGLGGKRVPFYQLYTAGGIGSLRGFAYGAVGPNAIYQDKYGQWYQSTDVVGGNAMATASVELIVPTPFVGDKSQNSVRTSLFVDAASVWNTKWKSDKEGLKSSPVYATLPDYSKAGRIRASTGVAFQWQSPIGPLVFSYAKPIKKYENDDVEQFQFSIGGSF; from the coding sequence ATGAAAAAACTTCTAATCGCAAGTTTATTATTCGGTACTACAACGAGTGTATTTGCGGCACCATTTGTAGCAAAAGACATTCGTGTTGACGGTGCTCAAGGAGACTTAGAACAGCAAATTCTAGCAAGTCTTCCTGTTCGTAGTGGTCAGCGTGTAACGGATAAAGATGTAGCCAATATTGTACGTTCATTATTCGTAAGTGGACAGTTTGATGATGTTAAAGCTTTCCAAGATGGCGACGCATTAGTTGTGAGCGTTATTGCGAAACCAATTATTTCTGAAGTGAATATTAAAGGTAACTCAGTTATTCCAACAGAAGCATTAAAACAAAACCTTGATGCAAATGGTTTCAAAAGTGGTGATGTCTTAAATCGTGCGAAATTAGAAGAGTTTGCGAAAACCTTAAGAGAACATTATAAGAGTATAGGTCGTTATAATGCGAAAGTTGATCCGATAGTGACAACTTTACCGAATAACCGTGCAGAAATTACACTTCAAATTGATGAAGATGATACGGCAAAACTTCGTTCTGTTACTTTTAATGGAAATGAAGCGATTTCTAGCAGTAAGTTACAAGAACAAATGGAACTTCAACCTGATTCTTGGTGGAAACTTTGGGGTAATAAGTTTGATGGTTCTCAATTTGATAAAGATATTCAAGCTATCCAAGACTATTACCAAAATAATGGTTATGCAAAAGCAAGAGTGACAAAAACAGATGTTCAGTTGAATGAAGAACATACAAAAGCAGATGTCACTATTGATGTAAGTGAAGGTGAAAAATACAATTTAAGTTCTGCTCGTATCGTCGGTAACTTAGGTGGTATGGCTGATGAATTACAACCATTATTAGGTGAACTTCACTTAAATGATACATTCAGTCGTGCGGATGTGCAAAATGTTGAAAGCTTAATTAAAGATAAATTAGGTGAACGTGGTTACGGTAGTGCAACAGTGAATACTGTACCAACTTTCGATGATGCGAATAAAACATTAGCATTAACCTTTGTGGTTGATGCGGGACGTCGTTTATCTGTTCGTCAAGTTCGCTTTGAAGGTAATACGGTTTCTGCAGATAGCACATTGCGTCAAGAAATGCGCCAGCAAGAAGGTACTTGGTATAACTCTCAATTAGTTGAGTTAGGTAAAGTACGTTTAGATAGAACGGGTTTCTTTGAGAGTGTAGAAAATCGTGTTGAACCAATTCAAGGTTCTAATGATGAAGTCGATGTCGTATATAAAGTAAGAGAACGTAATACCGGTAGTATTAACTTTGGTATCGGTTATGGTACAGAAAGTGGTATCAGCTATCAAGCAAGTGTGAAACAAGACAATTTCTTGGGAACAGGTGCAGCGGTAAGTTTAGCAGGTACACGTAATGACTACGGTACAAGTGTAAACTTGGGTTATACAGAACCATACTTTACTAAAGATGGAGTAAGTTTAGGTGGAAACGTATTCTATGAAACTTACGATAACTCGAAAAGTGATACTTTATCAACCTATAAACGTACAACTTACGGTGGTAATGTCACATTAGGATTCCCAGTTAATGAGAATAACTCATATTACGTGGGATTAGGTTATACTTATAATAAAATCAGTAACTTCGCGTATGAATACAACCGTGATTTATACATGAAGTCAATGAATTTGACTGGAAACTCAATCAAAACTAATGATTTTGATTTCTCATTTGGTTGGAATTACAACAGCCTAAACCGTGGCTATTTCCCAACTAAAGGTGTGAAAGCAAGTTTAGGTGGCCGTGTCACCATTCCAGGATCTGATAATAAATATTATAAATTAAGTGCTGATCTTCAAGGTTTCTACCCATTAGATCGTGATCATCGCTGGGTATTATCTGGAAAAGCAACTGCTTCTTATGCAAATGGCTTAGGTGGTAAACGTGTACCGTTCTATCAACTTTATACGGCGGGTGGTATCGGTTCATTACGTGGTTTTGCTTATGGTGCAGTAGGTCCTAATGCGATTTATCAAGACAAATATGGCCAATGGTATCAAAGTACTGATGTCGTTGGTGGTAACGCGATGGCTACAGCAAGCGTGGAACTTATTGTTCCAACCCCATTTGTTGGAGATAAAAGCCAAAATAGCGTAAGAACCTCACTTTTCGTTGATGCTGCGAGTGTTTGGAATACAAAATGGAAATCAGATAAAGAAGGCTTAAAATCATCTCCTGTTTATGCAACATTACCTGATTACAGCAAAGCAGGTCGAATCCGTGCATCGACTGGTGTAGCTTTCCAATGGCAATCACCAATCGGACCATTGGTATTCTCTTACGCGAAACCAATCAAAAAATATGAAAATGATGATGTAGAACAATTCCAATTTAGTATTGGTGGTTCTTTCTAA
- the rseP gene encoding sigma E protease regulator RseP: MSFLWSLGSFIIAIAVLVAVHEYGHFWAARKCGIKVHRFSIGFGKVIWRRTDKLGTEFAISAIPLGGYVKMLDGRNEEVPAELKSQAFESKSVAQRAFVIAAGPLANFIFAILAYWVIYSVGIPSVKPVIENVTPNSPAAMAQIEPNSQILAIDGKNTPDWETINLLLTDKLGSDSVELTLTPFGEDQPYQRTINLQNWTFEPDKETAFETLGINPVSSKVEMTLSKVVENSPAEKAGLLVGDKILAENSTALDWKAFVALVQQGQPFTIKIERNQEIFDKTLQPEKNREGKWFVGLSPTFLKVGEQYRTELKYGILDALQKGVEKTGQISWFIVKAIGKLFSGELSFSSLAGPISIAQGAGASSNAGVIYFLSFLALISVNLGIMNLFPLPVLDGGHLVFLAAEAIKGKPVSERVQNLSYRIGLTILLIQTIFVLFNDFLRL; the protein is encoded by the coding sequence ATGTCATTTTTGTGGTCGCTTGGCTCATTTATTATTGCAATTGCTGTGCTAGTTGCCGTGCACGAATACGGCCACTTTTGGGCAGCAAGAAAGTGTGGTATTAAAGTTCATCGTTTTTCGATTGGCTTTGGTAAAGTGATTTGGCGACGCACAGATAAATTGGGCACCGAATTTGCTATTTCAGCTATTCCGCTTGGCGGTTATGTCAAAATGCTTGACGGGCGAAATGAAGAAGTTCCAGCAGAATTAAAATCGCAGGCATTTGAAAGTAAATCTGTCGCTCAACGTGCTTTTGTCATTGCTGCAGGCCCGCTTGCTAATTTTATTTTTGCGATTTTGGCATATTGGGTGATTTATTCTGTTGGGATTCCGAGTGTTAAACCAGTCATTGAAAATGTCACGCCAAATTCTCCCGCTGCGATGGCTCAAATTGAACCAAATAGCCAGATTTTAGCAATTGATGGAAAGAATACACCCGATTGGGAAACCATTAATTTATTGCTCACTGATAAGTTAGGTTCTGATTCTGTTGAACTCACATTAACGCCTTTTGGTGAAGACCAACCTTATCAACGAACCATTAATCTGCAAAATTGGACATTTGAGCCAGATAAAGAAACAGCATTTGAAACATTAGGGATCAATCCCGTTTCAAGTAAAGTGGAGATGACTTTATCAAAAGTGGTGGAGAACTCACCGGCTGAAAAAGCAGGCTTGTTGGTTGGCGATAAAATTTTAGCAGAAAATTCGACGGCACTTGATTGGAAAGCTTTTGTCGCACTGGTACAACAAGGTCAGCCTTTTACAATCAAGATCGAACGTAATCAAGAAATTTTTGACAAAACCTTGCAACCTGAGAAGAATCGAGAGGGTAAATGGTTTGTTGGGTTAAGTCCGACGTTCTTAAAAGTTGGCGAACAGTATCGAACTGAATTAAAATATGGTATTCTTGATGCCTTACAAAAAGGTGTGGAAAAGACAGGCCAAATTTCTTGGTTTATTGTGAAGGCAATCGGGAAATTGTTTAGTGGAGAGCTTTCATTTTCCAGTTTAGCCGGGCCAATTTCAATTGCCCAAGGTGCAGGTGCATCTTCTAACGCGGGTGTGATTTATTTCTTAAGTTTTCTCGCGTTGATTAGTGTTAATTTAGGCATAATGAATTTATTTCCGTTGCCAGTTTTAGATGGTGGACATCTCGTATTTTTGGCGGCGGAAGCTATCAAAGGAAAACCTGTTTCAGAACGGGTACAAAATTTAAGTTATCGTATAGGGCTCACAATTTTGTTAATTCAAACAATTTTTGTGCTTTTTAATGATTTCTTACGTTTATAA